TgaaaatataacataaaaaaaaccATAATACTAGAACgtgtaccccccccccccccaaaaaaaaaaatatatattttgtatattttactagttttttttaaatagttatttgataatattatttatatatatatttatcagaTCAACTAATCAAGTATGAATTTATCTTTGTGGTTACAACTTCAAACAGTAGAAGCATATCCAAACACACCTTTAATTAGTTGTAAAGTAAACAATGAAGAATGAATACATGAGCAGTATACCTCTTGTGATTCAAAGATATCATTGTGGGTCCATAGTTGAAATGCAAGATAAGCAAAGTAAGCAAACAGCAAGACAACGGAACAAGCTCTGGACAAAAATAGTATTGTTTTAGCAGTGTTTGACACGTCAACAGCGGGATTTTGATCATTTTGTTTGGAGAAGGTGCCCCAGACGGTGGTGGTAGTGGTCGGCCGGTACACAGATCGAATGGGGGGTGGTTTCGAGCGTGTGGATGTGTGGTGATCGGAGTTGGCTGGTACCGTCGCCGGAGTCCGGCGACTCGATCTGAGGGAGAAGAGGGGAATCGAGAGGTGGATGAGGGGAGTGTTGTGTCTGTGTATAAGGTCTGGGTCTTTATTTGtgttagggtttttgttttggtTCTTGTGAAGATGTTTTAAGCAGGGGATCCATAGCttattttttaagatgaaaaaaGCTGAGTTCAGATctgtttaaagaaaaaaaaacaaacagtcttcaaggcCTTATGTCTGCCCGCCTGCAGACATAGGCTCTTTGCAGACGTTTTAggcaaaaacaaacagcacctttttgtcattttaaggaaatggtttaacatgttaacacataactcatttaatgcactttaatctaTCTTTTAGTGGTTTTtgtctaaaaaagaaaataataattaattcaatctcttaacattgtgttaacatgttaacacaaaactcatttaatgcactttaacaTAATGAGGGAGTAGTTTGCAATGTTAGTTAATATGCCATGTCATTGTTAATATTCTAAATGTTAGAGTACACCCCATGACCTAATAACAAAAATAATTTTACATTTATATTttcaataataataattttttacATTTATATTTTCAACTTATGTGATATATGGTATTTTTACTCGTCTAGCACGTTGCTCGCTTAGGACATATTGACACATAAATATTAGCCACACATTAGTTAATTTATACAGGGTCTTTGTTCTATCCTAATAAACACTACTCTGAAATAGATTCTGACACAAGTATTAGCCACACATTAGTTAATTTATACCCGTCTTTGTTCTATCGTAGTAAACATAAATCTGAAATAGATTCCAACATAAATAGTAGTCGGTTATGATATTAAAGATCACATATCTTCCTAAGCAATTCATATCTACCATCTTCTTGACATGTTTTTGCTATACATGTCTTCAGTATTTGTTTCTTTTGTAGTCTTTAAAGATGTACATTCTTAACACCATCATATGAAAATGATATCTAGGGTTGAAAAAAGTTGTCCTTGATCCTTGCTCGAGAGGTTTAAGTGAGTTAGGGTCACGGGTCACGCAGCATGACCTCTAGAGAATTAATGTGTACTGTCACATTATTTTTTGTGTAAATTAATGTAAAATAACAAATGTGGTAGGTTTTTAGGAATAGTGTGGTGATACTAACAAGCACCGTTATGTGTGACGCTCTCATTGGTCCACGATTTCATTTTTTTGCAATCTTAGATTTTTCCGTCCATGTTTTCTTTTCCAATCTAAGTTGTTTCCGTCACGTTTTCGTTTTACGATTTTCTCGGCTTTTGTCGTGTTTGCTTGCTTACAACTCGCTCCTGCAACACGGATTTTAGCCCCCACTTtctaaaaactttaaaaaaatcaTGTTGGCTCACTCAGCTTTATAATACGTGTCGATACAAGATTGAGTTTCTCTACGCTTTATGCCGGGTTACAGTAAGTTCGCATTTGTCTTTACCTGCCTTTTACGTCACGTAACGATATAAATTCACGTTTTTTCTTTAGAATTTTTACTACTACCGATCGTCTTTTGCTTACTATGGTTTTACAGTTTGCTGCAACGCATGGGTTAAATACTGGTACTAGTTATAAATGTGAAACAACTCTGGCATAAAAATTAGTTACATGATGTTACTGTAGATTGTAGAAGCTTTTGCTTCACCTATCTCCACTAAATCCAAAAAGCATCATCCTCCAAACCAAACCAGAACCCTAACCGTTCTTCTTCTGTCTCTCATATATCATCATCATTCAGTCATTCACTCACACTCCAAACAATCAATAAATTGTATATTgtaagtaattctgcataaatcaCTCACTATGGAAGATATCTACACCTTCCAGTTCCACTCCATATCCAATCAcactccttcttcttcacaaactaCCCTAATTCCACTACCGAACCACCACCGGACGTTTTACAGCTCCGATCATCCATTTCCGGCCACAACTGAAGCGGTTATCGTCACGCCTGATCAGATTCTTCATCAGAGTAACCGGCAacgtgatccgaatagatcaaaCGATGCCGGTGTTGGATATAATAATCATGTTGATGCTTGTGCTTGTGGTGATACGATCAAAATGAAAATCGCTTCTCATCCTTTGTATCCGAAGCTGCTAGACGCATATATCGATTGTCAAAAGGTTTTGTTAACCTATTTAATTGCGATTTTATTCGTTTTTGAATCGGTTTCAGTTCGAGATGTTTTGTGTTCACGTAACAAACGCTGTAGATATCAACTGTAACTGAATCTCTTGCGTTTGCTGTTTTTTCTGTTACGTGCTTCTTGTTGCTGTAACCTACTGTTCTTCAATTtgaataggtttttttttttttttttttttttttttttttttttttatgttcttCAGCTTGAGTTATTTGTTTTTTTTGTATGTTATATGTTCTCCGTTTGAATAATTTGttctttttatatgttttatgttCTTCAATTTGtataattgttttgttttgttatatttTATGTTCTTCAAtttgaatattttattttttctatATATTTTTCGTTCTTCAATTTGaatattttttttgtgtgtgtgtgtgtgtattataTGTTTTTTCAGTTTCAATAATTtgtttttttgtatgttttatgTTCTTCAATTTGAATATTttattctttgttttttttttttgtatacttTACGTTCTTCAATTTagaataaatttttttttgtgtattatatttttttttcagtaTGAATAATTTGTTTTTTATGTATATTATATGTTCTTCAATCTGAATTTTTTTTGTATAATTCATGTTCTTcattttgatgtttttttttaaaattttattttacagTTAGGTGCGCCACCGGAAATAGCAGGTTTTCTAGAAGAAATCCGTTGGGGAAACGGTGGTTGTAATCGAAACGCCGTCGTTTCATCTTGCATAGGAGCAGATCCTGAGCTTGATGAATTTATGGTTCGTGTATCTATATTATTATGTTTAGCTTATAATATATGATGCATTAAGCTATAATAAACTATATATTTCAACGTGTGGTTGTAGGAGACATACAGGCAAGTGTTAGTGAAATTTAAGTCCGATCTGGCCAGGCCTTTTGATGAAGCTACTGTTTTTCTCAAGAATATTGAAACACAGCTTAGTTTTATAAGTAAAGGTAAGTTCATCTAAATCCTTCTTCCAAAATTTTGTGTGTCGGTGCACGATAGCATCATGACCTGGCTCATATTAGCTTCTTACATGATGTTATGACTGAAAACTCTTTCCTGTTTACCTGTTTTTTCTCTTTTTAAAGTTTTATATCTGTCTCATTTACACTACAAGAAATGGATATCAATAGCGGCGACAGCCCGGCAGGAAGGGGGCATTGGTCGCCGCTATTGCCACATTTTCTTGTAGTGTTAAACGTGCGTCGGATTTTACTATATCGGTAGTGCACATGCAATGAAGACATGCAATGAAGTCTTAGAAATAAGAAatataatatgtgtgtgtatgaCTTTATGTTACAGTGATTAGTAAttcatgacaaaaaatataagaAGGTAAAATTCAAGAGTGGGATGCAGTCATGGAATTTCTTTTCAACATCATTGATATACTTTTTACAGTTCTTGTGTATTGTGTCATGTTTGGTGTATATATTTTGGATTTTGGGTTTCCTTTCATTTCCGGTAGAAGTAGATAATGATTTTGGATTTTGGGTACAAGAGCCAATTCACATCGCAAAAGGCGAGACACGTATGGTTCAAAGTGGCCTTGGTGATCGTGTTGGTTTGTTTTTCCTTTTAAAATAGTTTCATAGCGTTGCTACAAGGATAATGTAGAAAGTACGAGAGCCAAGTAGCATGGCTAGGAGAGTAGGAGTGAGGCTTTTTTGGTTCAAAGCGGTCTCCGTGTATTAATTACTGGAAAAAAAGGTAAGTGGGAGATAGGAAGGAGAGATCTTGAATCCCTTTTGTGGCAGGGATAAGTTGACCTTTTTGTGGGGGCGATTGGGATAAACCCTAATGAGGCCAAAGTCTGTTGGTATTGTATTCGTCTACAAGTCCTCAACTTTAGTATGATCTTTTAAGTTCAATGAGCTTGAGGAGCGTTCAGCATGAAAGTTGAAGTGTTGAACAACCAAGGACCGTTCGGTGTGCGAACCAGAATGTAAAGGGTGTTTAGTATGCAAAGCAGAACGTTAGAGGAGTGTTTGCGCAAATATGTAATTATAAGCATGCGGTTTGAGAAACGCAGCAAGGAGTGTTTGATGTGGCAACCGGCACATATGTAGATTTAACTTGCATATTTATTATTTAGTGACATAATGATCATAAACCGATCAACAATGAAAAGGAATGCAAAAATTACCTTTAACACAAGAAAAGAAGGCATCATAAAGAAAACTCAATAGCCCACAACCCTTTGTGGTGTCAATATATCCATGATTATATGCACTAATAATCAAGAAAACCCGAAACTTCCTCACCCGAATTACATAAATTCAACCACTTGATCGATcttaaaaattaaagaaaaaggtTAAATTATGTAATTTTATTCTATCTTGGATGATATGAAGATCAAGATTGAACAAGGAGTTGCTAAAGCGGCAATATTGTATCTTGGCTGATATGAAGATCAAGATTGAACAAGGACTTGCTAAAGCGGAAAATAAACATGGAAGCCAAGTACCTAACGTGGTTTGATTTCTTGGATATGTTATTAGAACGACAATTAAGGGAATTTGCCTTAGGGTTGAGGTAGACGACATCTCTATGTATTTTAGGCCTAGATAAGTGGGCtcaaaagaacaacaacaacaacaaccatacttAGTAAATCCCCCAGATAGCAAAGTTAATGGAAGGGTCTAGGGAGGGTGAGATGTAGGCAAAACTTACCTCTATCCCTGAGGATAAAGAGGCTGCTTCCAAAGAGACCCTCGGTTCCGAAACCCACAACAGAGCAATCAAAAAGGACTTGGTTCcctttttagggtgattatgtcaCCCTTTCAAAGGAGTTGTTCATTTCcctttttagggtgattatgtcaAACCATAGCGGGCCGGTTTGGAAGATCCCATGAGAGATTGTTTACACCAACCCTaaaatgagttttctcaattgTCCATTTGATAAACTATCCAAGAAATCAAACCATGTTAGGTACTTGTGTCCATGTTCTTTTTCTTCGCCTTAGCAGGTTCTTTTTCTTGGTCTACACGGAAACGAAAATAAATCATGTAAACTTGAGGTTTTTTTTTTGATCATTAGTGGATATGATCATATACCTTGACATCACAAATCACAAAGGGTTGTGAGCTCTCAACCTTTCATGATGATGCATCTTTCTTCGTTTATTGGTAATTGTTGATCGATTTCATGTCTATTTTCACACAATCCATGTATTTAAATCTATCTATAAGTTAAACTTTAGTGGAGAAAGAGAGAGTTGGGTTAATGGATATGGAATTTATGGTAGATTAGGGAAGAGGATGGTTCATCATTAGGTGCCACGTAAACAGTTTCAAGAAAAACTGAAATTACAGAATTATAACGATATATAACGTAAACCTAGCTATATGATAACGCGTATATGAAATAACTTTTCTAAGAGGCTAAGATCATATGGTCAGTTGCTATGATCAAAATAAGCATACGTAAAACGGTACT
The sequence above is drawn from the Helianthus annuus cultivar XRQ/B chromosome 12, HanXRQr2.0-SUNRISE, whole genome shotgun sequence genome and encodes:
- the LOC110896076 gene encoding homeobox protein knotted-1-like 6, which encodes MEDIYTFQFHSISNHTPSSSQTTLIPLPNHHRTFYSSDHPFPATTEAVIVTPDQILHQSNRQRDPNRSNDAGVGYNNHVDACACGDTIKMKIASHPLYPKLLDAYIDCQKLGAPPEIAGFLEEIRWGNGGCNRNAVVSSCIGADPELDEFMETYRQVLVKFKSDLARPFDEATVFLKNIETQLSFISKDDGTISSDEEFSGGENENTQMTRREDQELKDTLLRKFGGHISSLKHEFSKKKKKGKLPNEARKTLLQWWDSHYKWPYPTEADKISLAESTGLDQKQINNWFINQRKRHWKPSEDMQLAIMGGFSGHDFYDD